The genomic segment CTACTATGGGATCAATCAGCTCTCGATCCGAATCTACTTTGATATGTTGATCAAGGTAACCTCTAAAGTCAACATAAGAAAGCGTCGCAAGCCGCGATGATCGACACGGGGCGCTGCATTGCCTGTCTAAAAAAATGCCCTAGCTAATCAGAAGAGCCACAAGCATCCTAGACTTGAGGTGTAAAGTCAAATGGGTAGATCCAGCAGCGTACGCGTGACGTTGGGCTTGGCATTCCACGAATCAAACATCTTGGCAAGGTGGCTTAAAAGGTTATTTTTCCAACGTCACCTAGAACTTCACTGCCCTCTTCGCACGTCATCTTGTTTTATCTCTCTGAAAAAGTCGCTAGGAACAGTAAGACATGCATTCAATTTGTTCCTACTCATGAATGTAATGGGGCACAGCTCTGTACGGATGCCCTGAAGACTCCTCAGTCGATGTTCATAATTAGGTTTCTATTTGTCacaaaaagcgggcccactcAATGTGGGCAGCATTAACCACATCCATATCTCGTGACACACCCCCCAGACGCCTAGAGCCGTCATCCGTACAATGGACGTCTGTACTGCGCCTCAGCCCTGCAGATAGCAGCCTCAGCCCTACAGGTGGCAGACTAGTCAGAAAACCTAGTATCTATACTGCGCCTCAGCCCCGCAGGTGGCAGGCTAGCTAGAAAAACCATGCCTATACGGAGACTCGAACGGTCGCCTCTCGCTTTTGGGGTGCACGACCTGTAGATAATGCGGTACTTAACCATTGTGGCAATAGCGGATAGGAGCTGGGCTCATAActgtcacgagttatggcacgcagcaatgggcatacggagtgtggTAAAAGTGGCTTCGTAAAAGGAAACCCGGCTTGGTTCTGTGGGTTGCTCGTGCTCGAGGAAGTCGAAAGGTTCGTACTGGGAGTTGTGTCTGGAAGCTGCTGGCGGAGGATTTCCTAGTTTCTTTAGTCGTTCTCGAACGCCTCATAacgggcttagtaagctcgTAGTTCTTCCTTATTACGGGTTACGACTAATCGTCCGAATTCTGAGGGCAAAGTGAGCGCCATAGAGGGGTCGAGGAATGCGTTAGAATCTGGAGCGTCTAAGTCGACGTACTTCTAGACCCCGACGCCCTCACTTATAACACGAAGTgcgttaaactatttaatctaactatcgtagctagttaatttagCTTAGGCCAAAGTGGGTACGAGTGAGTCGGTCATCTTGAAGAGATCGTAGGAATCGTGTTGATAAGTGCGTTATCGTGGTATGGggtcttaactaagagctgggctcataactgtcacaaaaagcgggcccactcAATGTGGGCAGCATTAACCACATCCATATCTCGTGACACTATTTCGCTCAAATCGCCTGGAAATCAATATACAGTTCTTAGGTATCTCTCTAGCACCCACGAGGTCAGAAATTTAACCCTCACTCTAGCTTCCACGTCATCCCTGTATTATCAAACCATTCTTCAATGGCTGTTATGGCTTCTTTGTACTCAACCATGACCGTTTCCTTGGGCGCGAACGGTGGAGGTTTGTCCCAGGCGTGCTTCTCAGCCTCGACAACACGTGTGCTGACCCGGCGTCCGCGGGATCTTACTCTTTCCGCAAAGGCCTGTCCCTCCAATAACAACATGTCATGCTCGCACATGCACAGGTGCACTGGTGGCAGGCGATCTATCATCTCATCTGTCATGAGACCAGGCGAGAGGCGCGGATCACCACGTTCGGACCTTGGCCTCGGGGGATATATGTACGACGCATCGAAAAGGTCAGTCATGCCCTTGGGAAGAGTCATTTCTGGCTTTCCACATGTCTTGCGCTTCTGGGGCCTAGTCATGGTCCAATCCAAGAGCGGGTAGAACAAGACTATGCCGGAGATGTCGGGAACAGGTAGTTTAAGTTTGTATCCCCACCGATCAGGGTCCTGGAGAATGTTCCAACTGGCAAGGGCCAGTGTGCCTCCAGCCGAGAAACCCGACAACACGACCTTGTTTATGTCGATGCGGAATTCTTCGGCACGTGCGACGATCTGAAGAATAGAGTCGGCGGAGTCCTCCACCGGTGTGGGGAAAGGGTACCCCGGGGCCAGGCGGTAGCTCACGGAGAAGACGACGGCATTGAGGGCCGTGGCTACGGCGCCAGCCCAGCGGGCATCATCAGTGCCCTGTCCGAGGATGAAGCCCCCGCCGTGGAAGTTGATTACCGCAGGGATCTTGCCGGTGGGTTTACTGGAGGAGTTGGTGGGAGGAAGATAAACATCGACCCTGATCTTCTCCTTGCCGGCCCACTCTGAGAGGGTAGAATCTAGCCAGATGACTCTATTCGCAGCCGGTGGGACGGGAGCGGACAGGTTCTGCAGGCCGAAGGCAAAAGCGGCCCCCGAGCGTAGGGCAACGGCATTGGCCGTCAAGCGCCATCGCGCGATATTCTCGAGTGGATTATCGTACTCATCGTCGGAAGCGCCGGCTATGCTACTGGCGACGCTATTGGCCTTGCTCGCGGCCTTACTCTCAGCTTTTCGTTCTTTCCTACTGGCTCTACTCTCTTTGGAGACGTTGGAGATGTTGGAAATGGTGCGAGTAAGCTTGCTCTGTAGCATCGGGAACGCGGACTGCGCGGAGCGCGTGCGGGAGTCAGGAGGATTAAGCTAGTGGGTATTGGTAAGGCTGGCAGGCAACAACGAGGGGCGATCGGGCATTCAGACGGACAATGAATCGAATGTCTCAAAGGTTGCGAGCGGTGAGAGGGTCAGGTAAACAGTGGTATACCGGGTGTGTCGGAACGGGTTCGATTGATAATAGGTCGAGGGGATGAGAAAGAGGGACGGAAGAGATGGGAGGATGGGAGAGAATGTGACAAATCAAGGGTGCGCAAGGAATCTTCGGGATACGTCGTTGAGCAAAGGCTGTGGTCTGTAGAGGGCTAGAGGCTGCAAATGAACGGCAAAGGTGTTCCGCTGGCGGGAAGCTAAGGATCCCGGGCGGGTTGGAGGAAAAGCATCAGGTGTCGTTAACGTTGAGGGAGGGTTTTCTTGGCAGCggtgccttgccttgcctggCTTGGCTTGGTGTGACTGATGTAATGTACGGATACGTAGTAAGGTATGTATGTACTGTGTAGATGTGTCCGGTGTGGCTCAGGTAAAGATCGATAGGTAGCTGTGGCTGAGTTTGACGTCGTGGTGATGGAGCATGTTCGGTCGGACGGGGCGAATATCAAGGCAGTGTCTCTGTACGCGTGTTTAGGGGGTTTGGAAGACATGCAAACCTGAGACGAAAGCAAACAATCACAAAGCAATAATATCAGCCGAGGCGGCAGGCTTGGTGTGAAATTTCAAGGCAGGGAAGGAGGGCATCGAGATGGGATGTCATGATGAATATGACACCACCAGAAACGAGTAAATGGCAGCTGCGCTTGCGGCACAAGTGTGTGTGAGGTGAGGTCAAGGTGAGGTTGAATGAAGGACGGGAGGGAGGGACTGCCACGGTGGCTAGTGAGGCGGCGACTTTCACTAGGGAGGTGTGCCGAGGCAATTTGACGTCATTTTTGGGCCGTTTGTAGGCCATTTTGGTGTGGGTGTGGGGCCGTCGTTTCCGGGATGCCGGAGCCAACTCACCCTATTCTATGTACACAGTATACTACAACTGAATCCCTATTACCTTTTGTCTACCTGTCTTGTTTCTAGATGATGCTAGAAGCCTGACCAATGGGACCATCTTTTACGCAGCAGACAATGTTTTACATCCTGGTCCGGCACTGCTTCTATGAGTCGATATTGCCATGGTGACCCCGACAAGCAGCCAAGCACCCTTGTAGACGGGAAGGAGCGGACCTGCTTCTGGGACGATCCCCGGAGCAAACGGTCCACGAGTGACCATAACATCTACCTTAGGGTGCGTGGGTACCTACTACCATAAGGTGAGATATGGAAGGCGTGTGTCAGCCGCGCAGAATTTCGGAGCCGATGTCCGTGACTCTGCCGGCTTCTATGCCATTTGCAACCAAATGCTCTTTCCTTTTCCCCAAGCTCCCTTCCTCGACCTGCCTTTAATTCATTAGGTAAGGTATCCGGTACTCTGCACCTTCCAGCCTCAGAAGACAAACAATACGTATCGTAGGCATCCTGTGGCCCCACAGCCAATGACGTCCCGCTGACACCACAAGGCCGAAGCTTCCTCGAGGAAAGAGAGTAAACTTCGACGGGGATTGGAGCTCCAGAGAATGGAAAGAGACGGGACGATTCCACTCAGTCTCGACCCACGGCCGCTCTTGGGCCGCTCTTGTCCGATGCGATGCATTGCGATGAGATCGATGGCCTTGTATCCCCACCTTACCTGCACTTCCACTCGCACCTGTACTTGCAGCGTCAGGCGTCATGTTTTCGGCAAActtttctttctctctcctTCTGTTCGTAGACCCCCCCTGCTCACCCGTAGTCTACTTTCTCCCTCGACCGTCTACGGTCTCCAAGTGGAGGTCAGCATCAAAGGCAAGCACCTAAGGTACCAAGCGGTACTCGAAACCATGGCCTCTCATCGAGTACAGAGTACAGAGTGAAGCCTTTCTAGTCGTAGTATGTTCCCCCTGCTTGGCAGCCCGGACGCAATGTCACTTGATCTGCATCATCCACGCCCTGCCACGATGCCGTGTAAGCGTCTTGGGTCACCTATTGCGCGGCCGGTCTCtaccctaccttaccttatagGAGCCAAGCCAAGTCGTAGGGCAGCTCCGCGCATCTCCCGAGGCTCGGCCTCCCTGCTCATTGCCTCTGCCAAGTACCAGGTACACGTCGCACAAAGTCTATCAAGTACACACGAGAACCGACCTCGTGCCAATGCGGAGCTTGAACGCTCGACGGCCGCGATGAACCATGACGGAGTCCGACTGCGGTTGTGTCATTATCAATCTCTTCTCTCTTTCTTCTTTTCGTTCACTCCCGTAGGCTAGTCCCGGTCACGTTCACACCCTCGCAAACCTCCGCCCTTCCGCTTCCCGTCTGCATTGTCTTATACCTTGCTTCCCGCGCTCTAGCTACCCTGACGTCTCCTTCCTGTCTCCAGTATAAGCTATCTAGGCCAAACGACTCCATCTGCCTTGACCGAAACAGCAAGTCTTGTTGTTACTCACACCTGCAAGTGAAGCTACTCGCACATAGACACCATCTCATTCAAACTTCGCCTCGAGGACGACAGAGCAAACACCATGACGGAACACGAAGTTCCACGGCGGTCGTCCAGCACGCTCTCCCGCATAGCTCAGAGGTTCTCATTCTCTACCAAGACATCACCCTCCCCGACACCGACCCAGACCAAAACGACTCTATTCGAGAAGACTCGGGCATCGAGTTCTACTAGTCAATCAAGCAAGTCGAGCAAGTCGAGTACCGGACGGAGCCCAGCACGGAGCGGTGAGCTGAGGCGCCAACAAAGGGGCGAAAAGCTTCTTCGCCAAGAGGAAGAGAAGCGCGAACTGGAAGAGCGCCGTAGGATCGAGTACGAACAAGCTCGCAGTGCCGAGGATGAAGAAACTCGCGCACGGTACGGCGAAGGCGACGAGTCAGACTACCCGACTGAGCTCACAACCATCGGCGAGGCAGTCAAGCTCGATATCAACACCAAGGTGACCTTCCGAGCGAGGATCCACACCCAGCGGAACATCTCGAAACACCTAGACTTCATTCTCTTCCGCGATCAAACCGACACGATTCAAGGCGTATTGGCACACACGACGCCAAACATGGTAAAATGGGTTCAGAGGCTGCATCCCGAATCCATCGTTCAGGTATCTGGCACTTTGAAGAAGCCCGTCCAGGAAGTAAAGTCtgcacaccaccaccacattGAAGTAGATGTCTACTCCATCCATCTCCTCAACCCAGCCAAGGCTCCTCCTTTCACAAACTACCAACCACCAGAGAGCATGAACTTCAGGTTGAACAACCGCATTCTCGATTTGCGACACCCCAGCAACCAAGCACTCTTCCGCGTGAGGGCCATGATCACACGCAAGTTTCGCGAAACACTGGACAACGGTGGCTTCATCGAGATTCAAACTCCTAAATTACAGCCAGCAGCCACCGAGAGCGGCGCCGAGGTGTTCAAACTGAACTACTTTGGACGGCGCGCATTCTTGGCGCAGAGCCCTCAGTTGGCAAAGCAGATGGCCATCTCTGCAGACTTCGGCAAGGTGTACGAAGTAAGTGATGCGACCCTGGCCGTATTATTGACATGTACTTACACATCTAGGTCGGTCCTGTTTTCCGAGCCGAAAACTCAAACACGCATCGCCATCTGACCGAGTATACCGGACTCGACATCGAGATGAAGATCCACAAGCATTATCACGAGCTCATCAGAGTCATTGACCAAGTGCTGAAGAACATCTTCACAGCCGTTCAGGCGATGCCTGAGCTGAAGATCATTCGTGAGCGGTTCCCCAGCGAAGACCTCGTATGGTTGGACGAAACCCCCATCATCCCGTTCCCCGAAGGATTGCAGATGCTTCGTGATGATGGCCGTGATGTGGCCGAAGAAGATCTGTCTACGCCGGATGAGATTCGGCTGGGCGAACTGGTCAAGCAGAAGTACGGAACAGACTACTACATCCTCGACAAGTTCCCCGCCAATGCCCGCCCATTCTACACACACAAGGCAGGCGACCCATTCTGGACTAATTCCTTTGATATCTTCATCCGCGGGCAGGAGATTTGCACTGGAGGCCAACGCATCAACGATCCCACGGAGCTGCGCAAGAATATGGCCGACAAGGGTATTTCGGAGGACGAGATGGCCGAATACTTGGAAGCGTTCGACCTTGGCGCTCCCCCTCATGGTGGTGCCGGCCTCGGTTTGGATCGCGTTGTGTTCCTCCTGCTGAACCTAGGAGATGTACGATATGGCACTCTCTTTTATCGCGACCCGAAGTCATTGCCCCAGCGGTCGTATGCTCTGCCACACCCGAATGCCGACACCACCAAGGCTTGGGCGGGCAAGGAGATTCCACCACTAGAAGACCTCATTGCCAACTACGGCGATGCCAGCAACACTTCATGGCTTGACGAACGATTCGAGCTCTGGCGACACAGCAGCGGTGCCGCGGTCGGTTATGTCAAGCGGGGCAAGTTTGCCATGGTTACAGGAGACCCTCTCTGCGACCGTGGTCAATACGAAGAGGTTATCCCAGCTTTCATTGAGTTCGTCAAAGACGAGCTCAAGTTGACGCCCGTGTGGATGTTGGTTTCCAACAAAGTTCAGGAAATCCTGGGGCGCCGCATCGGCTGGCGAACCATGAGCTGCACCGTAGAGCAGCGGGCCGACGCCGATCAGCACACCACACCCGACGGCCGCGCCGCTCGCCGCGTCAAGAAAGAAGGCATCAAGGTCCATGAGCTCAAGCCTGACGAAGATTTTATGAGGCGTGCCGATCAGTCCATCGAGGCTTGGAAGGAGAAGCGCAAGGGAAAGACTCAAGTCCATCTCACTGAGATCCGTCCCTGGATCGACCAAGCTCATCGCCGCTACTTCGCCGCCGAAAAGGACGGCAAGGTTCTATGCATGGTCGTTCTCGCGCAGCTGGCGCCCCGTTACGGATGGCAGGTCAAGTGGGCGCTCGACTTCCCCGACGCCCCCAACGGAACGATCGAAGTCCTTGTCGAGCACGCGCTCTCGTCCATCTCCGGCCCTGTCACCTTTGGTGCCGGAGTCAGCGAGAAGTTCATTCCCGGCGAGCACCTGCACGGTGTCAGGGCTAAGTTCCTCAGCAAGACCTATGCCGGCATTGTCAAGAGTCTGGGTCTCGGCAAGAAGGCCGAGTTCAGAGACAAGTTTGGAGTCTTGGGCGAGCAGGTGTACCTCTGCTACCCGCGCCGCGGCGTCAGCCTTTTTGATCTCAAGCAGGTTGTTAAGTTTTTCATGGATGAAGACGAGGCCAAGGTTTGAGACAGTTGGCATCGGTGACGACAGTGGGAGTGAGAAGCATGGAGTTGAATTTGCGACATTGCAAGCACGGCGTTTGGcttttcctttcccttttgcTGCATAACCATTACGATACCTTTTGCGTTTGcgcattttttttttttgattTTTCTCTCTTCTGTTTAGAGTCCTTCCTTTCGATACCAGCGTAGACTCGCACTCAGTGTTTCTCGCATGTCATAGCACCCCCATTGGACAAGTTCATAGCAGTGAACAGTTTCACAGCATTTATGTCCAGATAGCATTATCCCGTAGTAACATGAAAGAACCCACAGACGTACGCATACCTTTAAAACGATCTTTTCTGTTGTGAGGGTTGCATAAGAAAGTCAATGTCCGACGTCGGAGGCGCCGGAAACGTTGAGAAGCAAAAGCCTTGGTGGCCGTGGCGTCCCCGTTTCGTCCGTCTCGCATGCTGCATTTGCATCGCGTGGTATCCCGCCGGCAGGCAAAATAGGGCACGTCTGGGTAAATCATCATGGTAGGCGATGACGGTGGAAAGGGTTGACTCCAATTCGCTACTTTGGCAATAGAGCGATATGTCAAAACGCCCCGAATGCCGAGGGACGCGGGATGTACCTATCTTGGGGGCTGTGATGACATCTCTCCGATGTTTAATGCCTGCTAGCATGTTCCCTCAGATCgagaggaggggaggggaggggggattGCGGACATGCACGTGAGTGACAGAGTCAAGATGAGCATTGATACATGGCGACAATAATAGTTCATGAGTTCGTGTTTAGTTATTCATAGCAGTACAATTGGGATATCGTACAATACATCTACATCCACACACCATTCATCATCATCGAAAGAGCAACATCGGAAAAAGCAGAACCCTCTCAAAGGAAGGATTGCAGACCAAAATTCCAGACGTGACCGGCATAAGAAAAAAACGTGACTAGCTAGCTAGATGCCCCGAAAACTCCTGGGAATCAGTTTATCCTGGGTCCATTACTCTCTCATTCTCATTCTCTCCACCTGCGAAGCTGCGGGCTAAGGATTGGCGAAATTGCTTAAACAATAGATTCTGACATGAGGGGGTTGGGAATCTCAATGAGTGACTGATTCATGCTGTGATTCCCGTCTGCAAAGACAAGGCCCGCGTGTCATGGAAATTGGCACGTGAATGATGGGTGTCTAGTTCGCAGATGGGGGGTTGAGGTTTCTCAGCGCGTCCACGGACGACATGGACACCTCCTTCTCGAGCTTGTCCCAGCATTCGGGGTGTCCGAGGGCTGAGATCCAGTAGTTGCCCTGGAGATCCTTACCGAGAATGGTGAACACATTGCGAGAAAGGATGCTGCGCGTTCGGGCCAGAGAGTGGTGATAAGCGATCTTTCCGGGAGGAGGGCGGTTGAGCACTTCCGTGACGGTGGCATTGGCGGCGGTCTTTTCTGGGTCGTTGCCAGTAGTGTGTCCATTGGTTTGAATATCGCCGTTGACCGTGACCGGTTCAGAAATGCGCGGTATCACAGCAGGAGAAAAGTCGATGCAGTCAAAGAACTTGCAACGCGCCCAGTTGGTAAAAATGATGAGCATACTGTTTGGATTTCCGTAGATCGGCTGAGAACTGCACCGGCCTCCAGCACGGAGACGGCGCATGAAAGCCATGATCTGAGAAGGCGTGGTTTGAGTCTGAATATCGTGGCGGAAGCAGCGAGCGACGTATCCGAGGGGAGCTTTGAGGACTTCGGCAGAGCTAAGGAGGGTCCAGGTTCCGAGGGCAAAGTTCTGAACGTACAGCTTTCCGGGGGCGAAGACAGACTTGAGACGGCCAGTGATATCCACAGCGTTGAGAACAGTAACAGGTCGGTTGGATCCACGAGCGAGGCAGACAAGGCGGGTCCACCATGCCGTGAGCACGTCACCTTCACTGACGAAAGGCGCCTCTTCAGTTCCTAGCCCCTTCTCGTCCATGGCGTGCAGGTCTGCCATGGCGCGAGCGCGAAGGCCGGCGACAAAGTCGGCCGGCAGGCAGAGGACTTTGGACTCGATTTCCGGACGACGATACATATCCCAGAGGAACCGTAAGCTGAACCTGAAGTGGCGGAAACCCTTGAGCTGTCGCCGGTCAAGCAAGTATGCCTCCTTTTCAGGATCAGTGTCCACGCCAACGTCGTCGAGAATGTCCTTGTGAGCACCGTGTATAACAGGGACTTCTGCCTCGCGACCGGCAAGGACTTGCGACCAGGCCTGCACCAAGGCTTGCATACCCGCGGCGCCAAACATGACGTGTGAAAAAAGGAGACCGACAAGGGTTGCATCGTTGAAGGAGACGACATGGAGAGCAATCTGAGGCTCATCGGAGCACATGAGGTCTTCGAGCGTCTTGGGAGCGTCTTGACGAGCGCCAAGGTTATAGAAGTTGATGACACCAGGCTGGATTGACGGGGTGGAGGTGGTAGTGGGGAGGTGCTTGGCAATGTTGTGCTCCTTGATGCTGAAGTCGTGCACATCGTGGGAAAATCGAATGGCAGGGCGAGCAGGTGTGAACTGCTTCGGGACATGAAGCTCAAGTTGGTTGTCGGGCTTGATGATTGCTCGGGTTAGCAAGACCCCTTTCCAGAGCGTTGTTCAAGTGCCGAAT from the Colletotrichum lupini chromosome 3, complete sequence genome contains:
- a CDS encoding aspartyl-tRNA synthetase, whose protein sequence is MTEHEVPRRSSSTLSRIAQRFSFSTKTSPSPTPTQTKTTLFEKTRASSSTSQSSKSSKSSTGRSPARSGELRRQQRGEKLLRQEEEKRELEERRRIEYEQARSAEDEETRARYGEGDESDYPTELTTIGEAVKLDINTKVTFRARIHTQRNISKHLDFILFRDQTDTIQGVLAHTTPNMVKWVQRLHPESIVQVSGTLKKPVQEVKSAHHHHIEVDVYSIHLLNPAKAPPFTNYQPPESMNFRLNNRILDLRHPSNQALFRVRAMITRKFRETLDNGGFIEIQTPKLQPAATESGAEVFKLNYFGRRAFLAQSPQLAKQMAISADFGKVYEVGPVFRAENSNTHRHLTEYTGLDIEMKIHKHYHELIRVIDQVLKNIFTAVQAMPELKIIRERFPSEDLVWLDETPIIPFPEGLQMLRDDGRDVAEEDLSTPDEIRLGELVKQKYGTDYYILDKFPANARPFYTHKAGDPFWTNSFDIFIRGQEICTGGQRINDPTELRKNMADKGISEDEMAEYLEAFDLGAPPHGGAGLGLDRVVFLLLNLGDVRYGTLFYRDPKSLPQRSYALPHPNADTTKAWAGKEIPPLEDLIANYGDASNTSWLDERFELWRHSSGAAVGYVKRGKFAMVTGDPLCDRGQYEEVIPAFIEFVKDELKLTPVWMLVSNKVQEILGRRIGWRTMSCTVEQRADADQHTTPDGRAARRVKKEGIKVHELKPDEDFMRRADQSIEAWKEKRKGKTQVHLTEIRPWIDQAHRRYFAAEKDGKVLCMVVLAQLAPRYGWQVKWALDFPDAPNGTIEVLVEHALSSISGPVTFGAGVSEKFIPGEHLHGVRAKFLSKTYAGIVKSLGLGKKAEFRDKFGVLGEQVYLCYPRRGVSLFDLKQVVKFFMDEDEAKV